From the genome of Vulpes vulpes isolate BD-2025 unplaced genomic scaffold, VulVul3 u000000671, whole genome shotgun sequence, one region includes:
- the GSDMD gene encoding gasdermin-D codes for MGSAFEGVIKSVIRELDHRGKLIPVDSLRSSTSFQPYCLLARKLSRLWFWKPRYKCINLSIRDILEPNDPEPAVKCDGPFHVCDFVDGQLQGSVELAPPGQVQLAGEATVADNLSTSMNVCTLRVVPNTWDTMRQERRLRQPQHKILEQLRNCGNDIFVVTEVLQTQKEVTVTWIYKQEGSGQFSLPGALSLQGQGHLRRKKTVTIPSGSILAFEVAQLVIGPDWDVLFFPNKKQRTFKQSKKDRKPMSSASSKIQSDGFGEDSVAVTEDFQGLLAEVGTQAERLRGLSRGLCDQLLAGLVRVLQEEPALQTLEEALEQGLFCGWVAPLEGPVGAVLECLVHTSRALEEQLARPVLYLVDLLTGLNETQLKLLTKVLETGELSRPFKLVQSILEQSTPWQERRTVSLPQGLLDGSWDAEAPAWLLLEECGLELQVDDPQVCWEPGARDHTCTLYACLALLLCLSEDPC; via the exons ATGGGATCTGCCTTTGAGGGAGTGATCAAGAGCGTGATCCGGGAGCTGGACCACAGAGGCAAGCTCATCCCCGTGGACAGTCTGCGGAGCTCCACCAGCTTCCAGCCCTACTGCTTGCTGGCCAGGAAGCTCTCAAGACTGTGGTTCTGGAAACCCCGCTACAAGTGCATCAACCTGTCCATCAGGGACATTCTGGAGCCTAATGACCCAGAACCAG CTGTGAAATGTGACGGCCCCTTCCACGTGTGCGACTTCGTGGACGGGCAGCTGCAGGGCTCTGTGGAGCTGGCACCCCCAGGACAGGTGCAGCTGGCAGGGGAGGCGACAGTGGCTGACAACCTCAGCACCTCGATGAACGTGTGTACGCTGCGAGTGGTCCCCAACACCTGGGACACCATGCGCCAAGAGAG GCGCCTGCGGCAGCCCCAGCACAAAATCCTAGAGCAGCTGCGGAACTGTGGCAACGACATATTCGTGGTGACAGAGGTGCTGCAGACACAGAAGGAGGTGACAGTCACCTGGATCTATAAGCAGGAGGGCTCCGGCCAGttttccctgcctggagccctgtCCCTCCAG GGCCAGGGCCATCTGAGGCGGAAGAAGACAGTCACCATCCCCTCAGGCAGCATCCTCGCGTTCGAGGTGGCCCAGCTGGTTATCGGCCCTGACTGGG ATGTCCTCTTCTTCCCGAACAAGAAGCAGAGGACCTTCAAGCAGTCCAAGAAAG ATCGCAAGCCCATGAGCAGCGCAAGCTCCAAAATACAGTCGG ACGGGTTTGGCGAGGACTCGGTGGCAGTCACAGAAGACTTCCAGGGCCTGCTGGCAGAGGTGGGGACCCAGGCCGAGCGCCTGCGGGGCTTGTCCAGGGGCCTGTGTGACCAGCTGCTGGCAGGCCTGGTGCGGGTGCTGCAGGAGGAGCCAGCCCTGCAAACCCTGGAGGAGGCG CTGGAACAGGGCCTGTTCTGTGGGTGGGTGGCACCCCTGGAAGGTCCGGTGGGCGCCGTCCTCGAGTGCCTGGTGCATACCTCCAGAGCGCTAGAAGAGCAACTTGCCAGACCCGTTCTCTACCTGGTGGACTTGCTGACTG GGCTGAATGAAACCCAGCTCAAGCTGCTCACAAAAGTCCTGGAGACAGGAGAGCTGTCCCGGCCCTTCAAGCTG GTGCAGAGCATTTTGGAGCAGAGCACCCCCTGGCAGGAGCGCAGGACTGTGTCCCTGCCACAGGGGCTCCTGGACGGCAGCTGGGACGCAgaggcacctgcctggctcttgCTGGAGGAGTGCGGCCTCGAGCTGCAGGTGGACGACCCCCAGGTGTGCTGGGAGCCAGGGGCCCGGGACCACACGTGTACACTCTACGCCTGTCTGGCACTGCTGTTATGCCTGAGCGAGGACCCCTGTTAG